Proteins encoded by one window of Vitis vinifera cultivar Pinot Noir 40024 chromosome 10, ASM3070453v1:
- the LOC100266328 gene encoding wall-associated receptor kinase 2, producing the protein MEPFSYSHTENKFIGIGCDIFAYIGYSNTTNSTNKSYISGCVSVCNGQGWSWLDTNYSCSGIGCCQNTFPEDLSIFEIRIGNMSTWADGGDWPSNQCSLVLIAENNFSEFHQFDVSFSNVNKTYFYPSVLNWAIGNKSCHEAQKRGDYACGSNSRCVNSKKGSGYTCQCNSGYRGNPYLPDGCGDVDECMESNNTLCQKGAVCTNTNGSYYCDCPPGYYRDDDKPEYECVRHKGKHNPALLVSSGIAVTLVLLILLAISFWLNKKLEKRKKSKLKQMSLKKNGGLLLQRQISSSSIGSSVEKTKLYTIEESEKATDNFNAGRVLGKGGHGKVYKGMLLDGSIVAIKKSIVVDERQVVEFINEVFILSQINHRHIVKLLGCCLESEVPLLVYEYVSNDTLSHHLHNEDHASTLSWEERLRIADEIAGALAYLHSYASTAILHRDIKSRNILLDENFRAVVSDFGLSRSIAHEKTHLSTLVQGTFGYLDPEYFRSGQFTDKSDVYGFGMILAELLTGEKVILKKIDNEKNIISCFTFSTGYNSYTQWIPIRSTIGGLTIVMQIN; encoded by the exons ATGGAGCCTTTCAGTTATTCCCACACTGAAAATAAGTTCATTGGCATTGGCTGCGACATATTTGCTTATATTGGTTATTCCAATACTACAAATTCCACCAACAAAAGCTACATTAGCGGGTGTGTCTCCGTCTGCAATGGCCAAGGCTGGTCTTGGCTTGATACTAACTATTCTTGCTCTGGCATTGGTTGCTGCCAGAATACTTTTCCCGAGGATCTTTCCATCTTTGAGATACGGATTGGTAACATGAGCACCTGGGCTGACGGCGGGGACTGGCCCTCCAATCAATGTAGCCTTGTCCTCATTGCTGAGAATAACTTCTCTGAATTCCACCAATTTGACGTCTCTTTCTCCAATGTAAACAAGACGTACTTTTACCCTTCAGTATTGAATTGGGCAATAGGAAACAAGTCTTGCCACGAAGCTCAAAAAAGAGGAGATTATGCATGTGGCAGCAATAGTCGCTGCGTTAATTCCAAGAAAGGCAGTGGATATACTTGTCAATGCAACTCAGGCTACCGTGGGAATCCCTACCTTCCAGATGGCTGTGGAG ATGTTGATGAGTGCATGGAGTCAAACAATACTCTTTGCCAAAAAGGAGCTGTTTGCACTAACACGAATGGTAGCTACTATTGCGACTGCCCACCTGGTTACTACAGAGATGATGACAAACCTGAATATGAGTGTGTACGCCACAAAGGAAAACACAATCCAGCTCTTCTTGTTTCTTCAG GAATAGCAGTCACTCTTGTTCTTCTCATCCTACTTGCTATTAGCTTTTGGTTGAATAAAAAACttgagaagagaaagaaaagcaaACTCAAGCAGATGTCACTCAAGAAGAATGGTGGTCTTCTACTGCAACGGCAAATCTCTTCAAGTAGTATAGGAAGTAGCGTTGAGAAAACAAAACTCTATACCATAGAAGAGTCGGAGAAGGCAACAGACAATTTCAATGCAGGTAGAGTTCTTGGAAAGGGAGGTCATGGTAAAGTATACAAAGGGATGCTATTAGATGGAAGCATAGTGGCCATTAAGAAATCAATTGTAGTTGATGAAAGGCAAGTTGTTGAGTTTATCAACGAAGTTTTCATTCTTTCACAGATTAACCATAGGCACATAGTGAAACTGTTAGGTTGCTGTTTGGAGAGTGAAGTTCCTTTACTGGTTTATGAATACGTCTCCAATGATACTCTCTCCCACCATCTCCATAATGAGGACCATGCATCAACATTGTCTTGGGAAGAGCGCTTGCGAATTGCAGATGAAATTGCAGGAGCCCTAGCATATTTACATTCATATGCTTCTACAGCTATCCTTCATAGGGATATCAAGTCTAGGAACATACTGCTGGATGAGAACTTCAGGGCTGTGGTTTCTGATTTTGGACTTTCAAGGTCAATTGCCCATGAAAAAACACACTTGAGCACATTAGTGCAGGGCACATTTGGTTACTTGGATCCAGAGTATTTTCGGTCGGGTCAGTTTACAGACAAAAGTGATGTATACGGGTTTGGGATGATTCTTGCTGAACTTCTCACGGGtgaaaaagtgattttaaagaaaattgataaTGAGAAGaatattatttcttgttttacttTCAGTACAGGTTACAACTCTTATACACAATGGATACCAATCCGATCCACAATTGGAGGACTAACTATAGTAATGCAGATCAATTAA
- the LOC100261120 gene encoding wall-associated receptor kinase 2, which produces MALQVIQVHLVTIIISIISLVFSLKETKASTAKPGCPETCGNLAIVYPFGIGEGCYLDKRFEITCNNSSNPHPVLRLDQKKEAEVLDMSLEHVRITDWTSPLCYANNALEGKSYAQFTLAPPMEPFSYSHTENKLIGIGCDIFAYIGDFHSTNSSIKNFISGCVSVCNGQGWSWIDTSYSCSGIGCCQTTFPNDLPNFYVRVGNMSIWQEARDWSSNQCGIVLIAENNFSGFHQFDISFSNQNMKYFYPAVLKWEIGNKSCHETQKRGDYACGRNSRCVNSKKGSGYRCLCNPGYRGNPYLPDGCIGFFSSSTPTRIPK; this is translated from the exons ATGGCTTTGCAAGTAATACAAGTTCATCTGGTCACGATCATCATCAGCATCATCTCCTTGGTATTCTCATTGAAGGAAACGAAAGCGTCCACAGCCAAGCCTGGTTGCCCAGAGACATGTGGGAATCTTGCCATTGTTTATCCATTTGGTATTGGAGAAGGTTGCTACCTTGACAAACGTTTTGAGATCACATGCAACAACTCCTCCAATCCTCACCCTGTTCTCCGCCTCGACCAGAAAAAAGAAGCTGAAGTTTTGGATATGTCTCTGGAACATGTGAGAATCACAGATTGGACTTCGCCTCTTTGTTATGCCAATAACGCATTGGAAGGGAAAAGCTATGCCCAGTTCACATTAGCGCCCCCCATGGAGCCTTTCAGTTATTCCCACACTGAAAACAAGTTGATAGGCATTGGGTGTGACATATTTGCTTACATTGGCGATTTCCATAGTACAAATTCCAGCATCAAAAACTTCATCAGTGGATGTGTCTCCGTCTGCAATGGTCAAGGCTGGTCTTGGATTGATACTAGCTACTCCTGCTCTGGCATTGGCTGCTGCCAGACTACTTTCCCTAATGATCTTCCCAATTTTTATGTACGGGTTGGTAACATGAGCATCTGGCAAGAGGCCAGGGACTGGTCCTCCAATCAATGTGGCATTGTCCTCATTGCAGAGAATAACTTCTCTGGATTCCACCAATTTGACATCTCATTCTCCAATCAAAACATGAAGTACTTTTATCCTGCAGTGCTTAAATGGGAAATCGGGAACAAGTCCTGCCATGAAACACAAAAGAGAGGAGATTATGCATGTGGCCGCAACAGTCGTTGTGTTAATTCCAAGAAAGGCAGTGGATATAGGTGTCTTTGCAATCCAGGCTACCGTGGGAACCCCTATCTTCCAGATGGCTGCATAG GTTTCTTCAGCAGCAGTACTCCCACTAGAATTCCAAAGTAG